Proteins encoded by one window of Streptococcus suis S735:
- the rplX gene encoding 50S ribosomal protein L24: MFVKKGDKVRVIAGKDKGVEAVVVTALPKVNKVIVEGVNIVKKHQKSNSENPQGAIVEKEAPIHVSNVQVLDKNGVAGRVGYKFVDGKKVRYNKKSGEVLD, translated from the coding sequence ATGTTTGTAAAAAAAGGCGATAAAGTTCGCGTAATCGCTGGTAAAGACAAAGGCGTTGAAGCAGTTGTCGTAACAGCACTTCCAAAAGTAAACAAAGTTATTGTTGAAGGTGTTAACATCGTTAAGAAACACCAAAAATCAAACAGCGAAAACCCTCAAGGCGCTATCGTTGAAAAAGAAGCTCCAATCCATGTGTCAAACGTTCAAGTTCTTGACAAAAATGGTGTTGCAGGACGCGTTGGTTACAAGTTTGTAGACGGCAAAAAAGTTCGCTACAACAAAAAATCAGGCGAAGTGCTTGATTAA
- the rplE gene encoding 50S ribosomal protein L5 codes for MANRLKEKYLNEVVPALTEQFNYSSVMAVPKVDKIVLNMGVGDAVSNAKNLEKAAQELALISGQKPLITKAKKSIAGFRLREGVAIGAKVTLRGERMYEFLDKLVTVSLPRVRDFHGVPTKSFDGRGNYTLGVKEQLIFPEINFDDVDKTRGMDIVIVTTANTDEESRALLTGLGMPFAK; via the coding sequence ATGGCAAATCGTTTAAAAGAAAAATATCTTAATGAAGTAGTTCCTGCTTTGACTGAACAATTTAACTATTCTTCAGTTATGGCTGTGCCAAAAGTTGATAAGATCGTTTTGAACATGGGTGTTGGTGACGCTGTTTCTAACGCTAAAAACCTTGAGAAAGCTGCTCAAGAATTGGCTTTGATCTCAGGTCAAAAACCACTTATCACTAAAGCTAAGAAATCAATCGCCGGCTTCCGTCTTCGTGAGGGTGTTGCGATCGGTGCGAAAGTAACTCTTCGTGGCGAACGTATGTATGAATTCTTGGACAAATTGGTTACAGTTTCACTTCCACGTGTACGTGACTTCCACGGTGTACCAACTAAGTCATTTGACGGACGTGGTAACTACACACTTGGTGTGAAAGAGCAATTGATCTTCCCAGAAATCAACTTCGACGATGTTGATAAAACTCGCGGTATGGATATCGTTATCGTTACAACTGCTAACACTGACGAAGAATCACGTGCATTGCTTACTGGCCTTGGTATGCCGTTTGCAAAATAA
- a CDS encoding type Z 30S ribosomal protein S14 produces the protein MAKKSMIAKNKRPAKFSTQAYTRCEKCGRPHSVYRKFKLCRVCFRDLAYLGQIPGVTKASW, from the coding sequence ATGGCTAAAAAATCAATGATCGCTAAGAACAAACGCCCAGCTAAGTTCTCTACACAAGCTTACACACGCTGTGAAAAATGTGGACGTCCACACTCAGTTTACCGCAAATTCAAATTGTGCCGTGTATGCTTCCGCGACTTGGCTTACCTTGGACAAATTCCTGGCGTAACAAAAGCTTCTTGGTAA
- the rpsH gene encoding 30S ribosomal protein S8: MVMTDPIADFLTRIRNANQAKHEVLEVPASNIKKGIAKILKNEGFVKNVEFIEDDKQGIIRVFLKYGPNGEKVITNLKRVSKPGLRVYSKREDIPKVLNGLGIAIISTSEGLLTDKQARQKNVGGEVIAYVW, encoded by the coding sequence ATGGTTATGACTGACCCAATTGCAGATTTTTTGACACGTATTCGTAACGCTAACCAAGCAAAACACGAAGTGCTTGAAGTACCTGCATCAAACATCAAAAAAGGTATTGCTAAAATCCTTAAAAACGAAGGTTTTGTAAAAAACGTTGAATTCATCGAAGATGACAAACAAGGCATCATCCGTGTATTCTTGAAATACGGACCAAACGGTGAAAAAGTTATCACAAATTTGAAACGCGTTTCAAAACCAGGTCTTCGTGTTTACTCAAAACGTGAAGATATTCCTAAAGTTCTTAACGGACTTGGTATCGCAATCATCTCAACATCAGAAGGTCTTTTGACTGACAAACAAGCTCGTCAAAAGAACGTTGGTGGTGAGGTTATCGCATACGTTTGGTAA
- the rplF gene encoding 50S ribosomal protein L6, with the protein MSRIGNKVITLPAGVELAQNNGVVTVKGPKGELTREFPTAIEIRVEGAEVTLHRPNDSKEMKTIHGTSRANLNNMVVGVSEGFKKELEMRGVGYRAQLAGNKLTLAVGKSHPDEVVAPEGITFEVPTPTQIVVSGINKEVVGQTAAYIRSLRAPEPYKGKGIRYVGEFVRRKEGKTGK; encoded by the coding sequence ATGTCACGTATTGGTAATAAAGTAATTACATTGCCTGCTGGTGTTGAGCTTGCTCAAAACAACGGCGTGGTAACTGTAAAAGGACCTAAAGGGGAATTGACTCGTGAATTCCCAACTGCTATTGAAATCCGTGTGGAAGGTGCAGAAGTAACTCTTCACCGTCCAAACGATTCAAAAGAAATGAAGACTATTCACGGTACTAGCCGTGCTAACCTCAACAACATGGTTGTTGGTGTTTCTGAAGGCTTCAAAAAAGAACTTGAAATGCGTGGTGTCGGTTACCGTGCTCAATTGGCTGGTAACAAATTGACACTTGCTGTTGGTAAATCACATCCAGATGAAGTGGTTGCACCAGAAGGTATCACATTTGAAGTTCCAACACCAACACAAATTGTCGTGTCTGGTATCAACAAAGAAGTTGTTGGTCAAACAGCAGCTTACATCCGTAGCCTTCGCGCTCCTGAGCCATACAAAGGGAAAGGTATCCGCTACGTTGGTGAATTCGTTCGCCGTAAAGAAGGTAAAACAGGTAAATAA
- the rplR gene encoding 50S ribosomal protein L18, translating into MISKPDKNKIRQKRHRRVRGKISGTAARPRLNIFRSNTGIYAQVIDDVAGVTLASASTLDKEVSKGTKTEQAVVVGKLVAERAVAKGISEVVFDRGGYLYHGRVKALAESARENGLKF; encoded by the coding sequence GTGATTTCAAAACCAGATAAAAACAAAATCCGCCAAAAACGCCACCGTCGCGTTCGCGGTAAAATCTCTGGAACTGCTGCTCGCCCACGTTTGAACATTTTCCGTTCTAATACAGGCATCTACGCTCAAGTGATTGATGACGTAGCGGGTGTAACGCTCGCAAGCGCTTCTACTCTTGATAAAGAAGTTTCAAAAGGTACTAAGACAGAACAAGCTGTTGTTGTAGGTAAACTCGTTGCTGAACGCGCGGTAGCTAAAGGTATTTCTGAAGTGGTCTTTGACCGCGGTGGATATCTCTATCACGGACGTGTGAAAGCTTTGGCTGAATCAGCTCGTGAAAACGGATTGAAATTCTAA
- the rpsE gene encoding 30S ribosomal protein S5: protein MAFKDNAVEIEERVVAINRVTKVVKGGRRLRFAALVVVGDRNGRVGFGTGKAQEVPEAIRKAVESAKKNMIEVPMVGTTIPHEVRSEFGGARVLLKPASEGSGVAAGGATRAVIELAGIADVTSKSLGSNTPINIVRATVEGLKQLKRAEEVAALRGISVSDLA, encoded by the coding sequence ATGGCATTCAAAGATAACGCAGTTGAAATTGAAGAACGCGTAGTAGCCATCAACCGTGTTACAAAAGTTGTTAAAGGTGGACGTCGTCTTCGTTTTGCAGCTCTTGTGGTTGTTGGTGACCGTAACGGTCGCGTAGGTTTCGGTACTGGTAAAGCTCAAGAAGTACCAGAAGCTATCCGTAAAGCAGTTGAATCTGCTAAGAAAAACATGATTGAAGTACCAATGGTTGGTACAACAATCCCTCACGAAGTTCGCTCAGAATTTGGCGGCGCTCGTGTATTGTTGAAACCTGCTTCAGAAGGTTCTGGGGTTGCTGCCGGTGGTGCAACTCGTGCCGTAATCGAATTGGCAGGTATCGCAGATGTGACTTCTAAGTCACTTGGTTCAAACACACCAATCAACATCGTTCGCGCAACAGTTGAAGGTTTGAAACAATTGAAACGTGCTGAAGAAGTGGCTGCACTTCGTGGCATCTCAGTTTCTGATTTAGCATAA
- the rpmD gene encoding 50S ribosomal protein L30 gives MAQIKITLTKSPIGRKPEQRKTVVALGLGKLNSSVVKEDNPAILGMVNAISHLVTVEEVK, from the coding sequence ATGGCTCAAATTAAAATCACTTTGACTAAGTCTCCAATCGGTCGCAAACCAGAACAACGTAAAACAGTTGTTGCACTTGGACTTGGTAAATTGAACTCTTCAGTTGTTAAGGAAGATAACCCAGCTATCCTTGGTATGGTGAACGCTATCTCTCACTTGGTAACTGTAGAAGAAGTTAAATAA
- the rplO gene encoding 50S ribosomal protein L15: MKLHELQPATGSRKVRNRVGRGTSSGNGKTSGRGQKGQKARSGGGVRPGFEGGQTPLFRRLPKRGFTNINAKEYAIVNLDQLNAFEDGAEVTPVVLIEAGIVKAEKSGIKILGNGELTKKLTVKAAKFSKSAEEAITSKGGSVEVI; this comes from the coding sequence ATGAAACTTCATGAATTACAACCTGCTACAGGTTCTCGTAAAGTCCGCAACCGTGTAGGTCGTGGTACATCATCAGGTAACGGTAAAACATCTGGCCGTGGTCAAAAAGGTCAAAAAGCTCGTAGCGGTGGCGGTGTCCGCCCAGGTTTTGAAGGTGGACAAACTCCATTGTTCCGTCGTCTTCCAAAACGTGGATTTACAAATATCAACGCTAAAGAGTACGCAATCGTTAACCTTGATCAATTGAACGCTTTTGAAGATGGTGCAGAAGTAACACCAGTTGTGCTTATCGAAGCTGGAATCGTTAAAGCTGAAAAATCAGGAATTAAAATTCTTGGTAACGGTGAATTGACGAAGAAATTGACAGTTAAAGCTGCTAAATTCTCTAAATCAGCTGAAGAAGCAATCACTTCTAAAGGTGGCTCAGTAGAAGTCATCTAA
- the secY gene encoding preprotein translocase subunit SecY: MFFKLLKDALKVKLVRSKILFTIFILFVFRVGTHITVPGVNAKSLEALSNLPFLNMLSLVSGNAMRNFSVFALGVSPYITASIIVQLLQMDILPKFVEWGKQGEVGRRKLNQATRYISLVLAFVQSIGITAGFNALSGAKLTNMPLNWQTYLLIGAILTTGSIIVTWLGEQISEKGYGNGTSMIIFAGIISSLPGTFHEIYIDRFVNIESSRLGESAIFVAALVVLIFFVVYFTTFVQQAEYKLPIQYTKRAQGAPSSSYLPLKLNPAGVIPVIFAGSITAVPTSLIQYFASQNKSAGWLLTVQEYFDYSTAKGMIVYAGLIIAFTFFYTFVQVNPEKTAESLQKSAAYIHGVRPGNGTEQFLSKLLTRLAVIGALFLSFVALLPILAQNLFGLSSSIAFLGTSLIIVISTSIEGIKQLEGYLLKRKYVGFLEITE; encoded by the coding sequence ATGTTTTTTAAACTTTTAAAAGATGCCTTAAAGGTAAAATTGGTACGTAGTAAAATTCTATTTACTATCTTTATCCTTTTTGTCTTCCGCGTAGGAACCCACATTACAGTACCAGGAGTAAACGCAAAGAGTCTTGAGGCCTTGTCAAACCTTCCGTTCTTGAACATGTTGAGTTTGGTTTCAGGAAATGCTATGCGTAATTTCTCAGTTTTCGCACTAGGTGTTAGTCCTTATATTACAGCTTCCATCATTGTTCAACTTTTACAAATGGATATTTTACCTAAATTTGTTGAATGGGGTAAGCAAGGTGAAGTTGGTCGTCGTAAACTAAATCAAGCAACACGCTACATTTCTTTGGTACTGGCATTTGTTCAATCGATTGGTATTACAGCAGGCTTTAATGCTTTGTCCGGTGCAAAATTGACCAATATGCCATTAAATTGGCAAACATATTTGTTGATTGGAGCGATTTTGACAACAGGTTCGATTATTGTAACCTGGCTGGGGGAACAGATTTCTGAAAAGGGCTATGGTAATGGTACATCAATGATCATCTTTGCAGGAATTATTTCATCGTTACCAGGAACTTTTCACGAGATTTACATTGATCGCTTTGTTAATATTGAATCAAGTCGTTTGGGGGAATCAGCAATCTTTGTTGCTGCACTCGTCGTATTAATATTCTTTGTTGTGTATTTTACAACTTTTGTACAACAAGCAGAATATAAATTACCAATTCAATATACAAAACGTGCACAAGGAGCACCTTCTAGCTCATATTTACCCCTGAAATTGAATCCAGCAGGAGTTATTCCCGTAATCTTTGCAGGCTCAATCACTGCAGTTCCAACTTCTTTGATTCAATATTTCGCAAGTCAAAATAAGAGTGCCGGGTGGTTATTGACGGTTCAGGAATACTTTGATTATTCAACTGCTAAAGGTATGATTGTATATGCAGGTTTAATTATTGCCTTTACATTCTTCTACACCTTTGTTCAAGTAAATCCTGAGAAGACTGCAGAAAGCCTTCAGAAAAGTGCAGCCTATATCCATGGAGTTCGTCCTGGTAATGGCACTGAACAGTTTTTGTCAAAATTATTGACAAGATTGGCAGTAATCGGTGCACTCTTCTTGAGTTTTGTAGCTTTGCTGCCTATCCTTGCGCAAAATCTCTTTGGGCTTTCTTCAAGCATTGCGTTCCTTGGTACAAGTTTGATTATCGTAATCTCTACAAGTATCGAAGGCATCAAGCAATTAGAAGGCTACCTTCTTAAGAGAAAATATGTAGGTTTCTTAGAAATTACAGAATAG
- a CDS encoding adenylate kinase — translation MNLLIMGLPGAGKGTQAAKIVEKFNVAHISTGDMFRAAMANQTEMGILAKSYIDKGDLVPDEVTNGIVKERLVQDDIKEKGFLLDGYPRTIEQAHALDENLADLGIELQGVINIEIDPSKLVERLSGRIIHKETGETFHKVFNPPVGDYKEEDFYQREDDKPESVKRRLEVNIAQGQPIIDHYRAKGLVHDIEGDQDIDLVFQAIDTVLSKLQ, via the coding sequence ATGAATCTTTTAATTATGGGTTTACCAGGTGCTGGTAAAGGGACACAAGCGGCCAAGATTGTTGAGAAATTCAATGTTGCTCATATCTCAACAGGAGATATGTTCCGTGCAGCAATGGCCAATCAGACTGAAATGGGTATTCTTGCCAAGTCGTACATTGATAAGGGTGACCTCGTTCCCGATGAAGTTACTAATGGCATTGTCAAAGAACGTTTGGTTCAGGATGACATCAAGGAAAAAGGCTTTTTGCTTGATGGCTATCCTCGTACGATTGAACAAGCCCATGCCTTGGATGAAAATTTGGCTGACTTAGGAATTGAGTTGCAAGGTGTTATCAATATTGAGATTGATCCTTCAAAATTGGTAGAGCGTCTCAGCGGTCGTATTATTCATAAAGAAACTGGAGAGACTTTCCACAAAGTATTCAATCCACCTGTTGGAGACTACAAAGAGGAAGACTTCTATCAACGTGAAGATGACAAGCCAGAATCTGTCAAACGTCGTTTAGAGGTCAATATCGCACAAGGACAGCCAATCATTGATCATTATCGTGCAAAAGGGCTGGTCCATGATATTGAAGGTGACCAAGACATTGACCTTGTTTTCCAAGCAATTGATACAGTACTATCAAAATTGCAATAA
- the infA gene encoding translation initiation factor IF-1, protein MAKEDVIEIEGKVVDTMPNAMFTVELENGHQVLATVSGKIRKNYIRILVGDRVTVELSPYDLTRGRITYRFK, encoded by the coding sequence ATGGCAAAAGAAGATGTGATTGAAATTGAAGGCAAAGTAGTCGATACAATGCCAAATGCTATGTTTACTGTTGAGTTGGAGAATGGACACCAAGTCCTTGCAACTGTTTCAGGTAAAATCCGTAAAAACTACATTCGTATTTTGGTCGGTGACCGCGTAACTGTTGAGCTTAGTCCATACGACTTGACACGTGGACGTATCACATACCGCTTTAAATAG
- the rpmJ gene encoding 50S ribosomal protein L36 has product MKVRPSVKPICEYCKVIRRNGRVMVICPANPKHKQRQG; this is encoded by the coding sequence ATGAAAGTAAGACCATCGGTCAAACCAATTTGCGAATACTGCAAAGTTATTCGTCGTAATGGTCGTGTTATGGTGATTTGCCCAGCAAACCCTAAACACAAGCAACGTCAAGGTTAA
- the rpsM gene encoding 30S ribosomal protein S13, protein MARIAGVDIPNDKRVVISLTYVYGIGLATSKKILAAAGISEDVRVKDLTSDQEDAIRREVDAIKVEGDLRREVNLNIKRLMEIGSYRGIRHRRGLPVRGQNTKNNARTRKGKAVAIAGKKK, encoded by the coding sequence ATGGCTCGTATTGCTGGAGTTGACATTCCAAATGACAAACGTGTAGTTATTTCATTAACTTATGTTTATGGTATCGGTCTTGCAACATCTAAAAAAATTCTTGCAGCTGCAGGTATTTCAGAAGATGTACGCGTGAAAGATTTGACATCAGATCAAGAAGATGCTATTCGTCGTGAAGTTGATGCAATCAAAGTTGAAGGTGACCTCCGTCGTGAAGTTAACTTGAACATCAAACGTTTGATGGAAATCGGTTCATACCGTGGTATCCGTCACCGTCGTGGACTTCCTGTCCGTGGACAAAACACTAAAAACAATGCCCGCACTCGTAAAGGTAAAGCTGTTGCGATCGCAGGTAAGAAAAAATAA
- the rpsK gene encoding 30S ribosomal protein S11, with product MAKPTRKRRVKKNIESGIAHIHATFNNTIVMITDVHGNAIAWSSAGALGFKGSRKSTPFAAQMASEAAAKSAQEHGLKTVEVTVKGPGSGRESAIRALAAAGLEVTAIRDVTPVPHNGARPPKRRRV from the coding sequence TTGGCTAAACCAACACGTAAACGTCGTGTGAAAAAGAATATCGAATCTGGTATTGCACATATTCACGCAACATTTAATAACACTATTGTTATGATTACTGATGTGCATGGTAACGCTATTGCTTGGTCATCAGCTGGTGCTCTTGGTTTCAAAGGTTCTCGTAAATCTACACCATTCGCGGCTCAAATGGCTTCAGAAGCTGCTGCTAAATCTGCACAAGAACACGGTCTTAAAACAGTTGAAGTTACCGTTAAAGGCCCAGGTTCAGGTCGTGAGTCTGCTATCCGCGCTCTTGCTGCCGCTGGTCTTGAAGTAACAGCAATTCGTGATGTGACTCCTGTACCACACAATGGTGCTCGTCCTCCAAAACGTCGCCGTGTATAA
- a CDS encoding DNA-directed RNA polymerase subunit alpha: MIEFEKPTITKIDENKDYGRFVIEPLERGYGTTLGNSLRRVLLASLPGAAVTSIKIDGVLHEFDTVPGVREDVMQIILNIKGIAVKSYVEDEKKIELDVVGPAEVTAGDILTDSDIEIVNPDHYLFTIADGATFKAVLTVNSGRGYVPAEDNKKDDAPVGTLAVDSIYTPVKKVNYQVEPARVGSNDGFDKLTLEINTNGTIIPEDALGLSARILMEHLGLFTDLTEVAKSAEVMKEAEVASDDRMLDRTIEELDLSVRSYNCLKRAGINTVFDLTEKTEPEMMKVRNLGRKSLEEVKVKLADLGLGLKKDK, from the coding sequence ATGATTGAGTTTGAAAAACCAACAATAACAAAAATTGATGAAAATAAAGATTACGGCAGATTTGTAATCGAACCATTAGAACGTGGTTACGGTACAACTCTTGGTAACTCTCTTCGTCGTGTACTTCTTGCCTCACTTCCAGGTGCTGCAGTAACATCGATTAAAATTGATGGTGTACTCCACGAATTCGACACAGTTCCAGGTGTTCGTGAAGATGTTATGCAAATTATTCTTAACATCAAAGGCATTGCTGTAAAATCTTATGTCGAAGACGAAAAGAAAATTGAACTTGATGTAGTAGGTCCAGCTGAAGTAACAGCAGGAGACATTCTTACAGATAGTGACATTGAAATTGTAAACCCTGACCATTATCTCTTTACCATTGCTGATGGTGCCACTTTTAAAGCTGTTTTGACTGTCAATTCAGGTCGTGGTTATGTACCAGCTGAGGATAATAAGAAAGATGATGCACCAGTGGGAACACTTGCTGTAGATTCTATCTATACGCCAGTGAAGAAAGTCAATTATCAAGTTGAACCAGCTCGTGTTGGTAGCAACGATGGTTTTGACAAATTAACACTTGAAATCAACACAAATGGCACCATTATTCCAGAAGATGCTTTAGGTCTTTCTGCACGTATTTTGATGGAGCACTTAGGTCTCTTCACTGACTTGACTGAAGTTGCAAAATCTGCAGAAGTGATGAAAGAAGCTGAAGTGGCTTCAGATGATCGTATGCTTGATCGTACGATTGAAGAATTGGATCTATCTGTTCGCTCATATAACTGTCTGAAACGTGCAGGCATTAACACTGTATTCGACTTGACAGAGAAAACTGAGCCAGAAATGATGAAAGTGCGCAATCTTGGTCGCAAGAGTCTTGAAGAAGTTAAAGTTAAATTGGCTGATCTTGGTCTAGGATTGAAAAAAGATAAATAA
- the rplQ gene encoding 50S ribosomal protein L17, with translation MAYRKLGRTSSQRKAMLRDLTTDLLINESIVTTEARAKEIRKTVEKMITLGKRGDLHARRQAAAFVRNEIASENYDEATDKYTSATALQKLFSEIAPRYAERNGGYTRILKTEPRRGDAAPMAIIELV, from the coding sequence ATGGCATACCGTAAACTAGGACGCACTAGCTCACAACGTAAAGCAATGTTGCGCGATTTGACAACTGACCTTTTGATCAACGAATCAATCGTTACAACTGAAGCTCGTGCTAAAGAAATCCGTAAAACAGTTGAAAAAATGATCACACTTGGTAAACGTGGTGATTTGCACGCACGTCGTCAAGCAGCAGCATTTGTTCGTAACGAAATTGCATCTGAAAACTATGATGAAGCAACTGATAAGTACACTTCTGCTACAGCACTTCAAAAATTGTTCTCTGAAATTGCACCTCGTTATGCAGAACGTAATGGTGGATATACTCGTATCCTCAAAACTGAACCACGTCGTGGTGATGCTGCACCAATGGCAATTATCGAACTTGTATAA
- a CDS encoding DUF2971 domain-containing protein has product MKTLYHYTTVETLLLILNYKTLRFKSLLYVDDPLEPSTSDFGNLGGFKYVSCWTDTPNSIPQWTMYSDNMTGVCIGISFDKETDVFLTEKFSLSESSEPIDMVNALHPLKSGLLVTNNKYVPSLEQIRYTDDISLITPRVVSSDDKSTTINLASNGIYKTTDWSFQNEQRFSFQIFPLPIDLVLELMNANKGDLTEIINSFISVKPKEYFDLDLNPTIFSNMTITFGKRCSAEDKLKVSKFLEDNKFHIPLFDSTVNIKP; this is encoded by the coding sequence ATGAAGACACTTTATCATTATACAACAGTTGAAACATTGCTTCTGATATTAAATTATAAAACATTGAGATTCAAAAGTTTACTTTATGTTGACGATCCATTAGAACCTTCAACTTCAGACTTTGGTAATCTAGGTGGATTTAAGTATGTGTCTTGTTGGACTGATACTCCTAATAGTATTCCACAATGGACAATGTATTCTGATAATATGACAGGAGTGTGTATAGGAATTAGTTTTGACAAAGAAACTGATGTCTTTTTAACGGAAAAATTTTCTTTATCTGAATCTTCTGAACCAATTGATATGGTAAATGCATTACATCCTTTAAAATCAGGCTTATTAGTTACAAATAATAAATATGTGCCTTCTTTGGAACAAATAAGGTATACTGATGATATTTCATTGATCACTCCTCGAGTAGTTTCTTCAGATGATAAATCCACAACTATTAATTTAGCTTCAAATGGTATCTATAAGACAACTGATTGGAGTTTTCAAAATGAGCAAAGATTTTCTTTTCAAATTTTTCCATTACCAATAGATTTAGTTTTGGAATTAATGAATGCAAATAAAGGAGATTTGACTGAAATAATTAATAGTTTTATTTCTGTTAAACCTAAAGAATACTTTGATTTAGATTTAAATCCGACTATATTCAGTAATATGACAATTACGTTTGGTAAAAGATGCTCTGCTGAAGATAAGTTGAAAGTATCAAAATTTTTAGAGGATAATAAATTCCATATTCCTTTATTTGATAGTACTGTAAATATAAAGCCTTAA